TGCGGGTGCACCCGTTGTTGGCGGTCGGGCTGAACATGGTGGCCGTCGGCGGATTGGCTCCCACGGTATGGGGCTGGCGGCGTCGTCCGGTGTGGCGCTGGTTCGTGCTGGGGTCGGGTGTCGGCGTGGCGTGTGGGTGGCTGGCACTGCTGGCGATCGGACTGACGCAGGGCTGACCGGGCCCGCTCAGGCCGCCAGTTCCGCGGCGGTGTAGTTGGCGTCGAGCAACCCGGCGACGGCCTCCTCGCGGCGGAAGGGCCTGCCGTGGACAGCGAACATCCTTTCGGCCGTAGTGGTTTCGGGCTTCCAGCCGGTACCGGCCAGATAGTCCGCGACGGCGTTCCGATCGCCGGAGAAGATCAGGTCCGAAAGGTCATCGAGCTCCAGGCCCTGCTCGCGTTGGTGGTCGGTGAGGGCACGTATCCGGTTCTCGGCCAACTCGGAGTGCTCGGCCATCCAGTCGGTGGCGACGCGGCTGCCCGGGGCACTCAGCTCGGTGATGTTGTCGAACAACCGGTCCTGGGCGTCTGGAGGCAGATATCCGAGCAGTCCCTCGGCGATCCACGCGGTGGGGGTTCGGGGGTCGAAGCCGTGGGCGCGCAGAGCTGCCGGCCAGTCCTGGCGCAGGTCGATGCCGATGGCGTGCAATTGTGCGGCCGGGGCGGCGCCCAGTTCGGCGAGTGCACGGCCCTTGAACTCGATGACCGCCGGCTGGTCGAGTTCGAAAACCGTCATCCCGGCCGGCCAAGGCAGCCGGTAGGCGCGGGCATCGAGTCCGGAGGCGAGGATGACGGCCTGGCGGATGCCCGCGTCGACGGCGGCCAGGAAGAAGTCGTCGAAGTAGCGGGTGCGGATGGCCATGCCGTCGGCGAGCACGTGCGGATCGAGTGGCTCGTCGGCACCGTCGGCGACCAGGTCGCCCTGGGCCAGGCGGACGTAGTAGTCCACGCCGACGGCGTCGACCAGGGGGCGGGCGTACGGGTCGGAGATCAGGGGATCGGCGGCGGTCGAGGCCAGCGCGCGTGAAGCCGCTACGCCGGTGGCGGTGGCCCCGACGCCGGTGGCCAGATCCCAGGTGTCGTTGTCGGTGCGTGGCATCGGCCCTCCAGATGTATAGTAAAGCTAGTTATTAGCCACTATAACTAAACTGCGGAAGTGCTGAAGGGTTGCTTGCGCCACATCGTCAGCGCTGAAGATTGCCGGCGCCAGGTAGCTGCGATCCTCAGCGTAGGTAGTTGTCCACAGGTGCGCGGAACGACTCTGGCCGTGTCGGCGCTGGTGGGCGAGCATCGATGGCGTGGACATCGACGACGTGCTTCGCCTGCAGTCGGGGGTGATTGCGCGTCGGCAAGCCCTGGAAGCGGGGTTGCAGTCGCACGACATTCGAAGGTTGCTGCGGCGCAATGAGTGGGCGCGGGTCCACGACGGCGTATACGTCGATCACACGGGACCGTTGACCTGGCTGCAACGAGCCTGGGCCGCAGTGCTTTACGCGGCTCCGGCGGCGTTGTGCCTTGAATCGGCGTTGACCGGCGAGGGCGCGGTCATCCATGTCGCAGTCTCCCGCGACCGGGGCGAGCTGGCCGAACCGCCCGGAGTGCGCATCCACCATCTGACGCACCTGCAGGAGCGGGCGCTCTGGCACGTCGGTCCGCCTCGGCTGCGTGTCGAAGAAGCCGCCCTCGACGTCGCATGCCAGGCCATCTCGGAGTTCGATGCGATTGCGGTGCTGGCCGACGCTTGCCAGTCGCGACGCACTACCGCGCCACGTCTACTGCAGGCCCTCGACGCTCGCCAGCGGGTACGCAGACGACGTTGGCTACGGGCGGTGTTGGTTGACCTTGCCGAGGGCACCTGCTCAGTTCTCGAGCATGGGTACCTCAATCGTGTGGAACGGGCGCACGGGTTGCCCCGGGCCGCTCGTCAGATGCGGTCGACCTCGTCGGAGGGTGTGACGTACCGCGACGCTGAGTACGCTCAACGACTCGTGGTCGAACTCGATGGCCTCCTGTTCCACAACACGGCATCGGCGCGAAACAGGGATGCGGAGCGTGATCTGGACGCTGCGGTCGACGGCCGCACGACCGTGCGACTGTCCTACCGTCAGGTTTTTGACCGACCGTGCCGGACCGCCGCGAAGATCGCGCGGGTGATGCGGCGACACGGGATCAGTGTGAATGGCCGCGTGTGCGGTCCGGATTGCGAGTTCACCCGCGCTGAGTTGGCCGCCTGACGTCGGCAGTGGCAACGCTGAAGATTGCGGTCACCTGATGACCGCAATCTTCAGCACAGGCTGCTCGAAGATCGATCAGGGCTGAGTGCCCGAGGAGCGCACGCCCAACAGCACGTCCTCCCAGGCCGGAACCGTCGCGCGGGCCTTGCGGCTGCGCTTGGGTGCCGGGGGAGCCGGCGCCGGTGCGGGCTCGGCGGGGCGGCTGAACTGCTCGGGTGCCGCGGCCGGCACGTCGTGGGACTCGTCGGCCTCGTGGTGATCGAACAGGTGGGGCACGGCGGCGACCGGGCGCAGCGGCCGGGCGAAATCGGGATTGATCAGCTGGCGGGCCGCATCGTCCGACGCGGAGACGGTGCCGCCGTGGGCGCCCGGGCTGTAGCGGAAGTGTGCGACGTTGTCCGACCGGCCGGCTTTCCACGCCAGCTGAACGGTCCAGCGGCTGTCCTCGTTGCGCCACGCGTCCCAGGCGATCGAATCGGGGTCCAGGCCGCGGGCCACGATGGCTTGGGTGACGGTTTCCAGCAGCGTCAGCACCGAGGGGCCGTCGGCGAGAACCGGATGCGCCGCGGTGGCCAGCTCGGCCGCTCGCGCGCGTTCCAGCAGCACCGGATGGGCGAATCTCTCGACCCGTTCGACAGGCACCCCGGCTGCGGCGGCCAACTGCTCAACCGATGCCCCGGCGCGGATCTTGGCCTGAATCTCCTTGGGTCGCAGCACGTTCTGCACCTCTGCATCGGTTTCGGTCTGATTCGAGGCGACCTTGTCACCGCGCATGGCGGCACGCAGCCGGTCATCGACACGCAAGCTGAACATGTCTTTGGCGGAGTCGTCGGATTCACAGATGATGCGTCTGCCGTCTACGTTCAAACCAACGACTCTGAGTTCTCGCATACCGACCAAACCTCCTGCGCGAACCCTACTGCGTTATCCGCCCGTTACCGGGCTGACACGCTGGCGGGAGAGCGCCGGGGATGAAGGTTTGCTCACAAATTTTCGACGACCCAGTCGACGCAGCTGGTCAGCGCGCTCACGTCGTCGGGATCAACGGCCGGGAACATGCCGATCCGTAACTGGTTACGGCCGAGCTTGCGGTAGGGCTCGGTGTCCACGATCCCGTTGGCGCGCAGCACCTTGGCGACCGCGGCGGCATCCACCGCATCGCTGAAGTCGATGGTGCCGACGACCTGCGAGCGCAGTGCCGGGTCGGTGACGAACGGGGTGGCGAAGCTCGCCGCCTCGGCCCACGCGTACAGGCGCTCGGAAGAGTCCGCCGTCCGCTTCACCGCCCAGTCCAGGCCGCCGTTGCCGTTGAGCCAGTCGAGCTGCTCGGCGAGCAGGATCAGCGTGGCGATGGCCGGGGTGTTGTAGGTCTGGTTCTTGAGGCTGTTCTCCACCGCGATGGGCAGCGACAGGAAGTCCGGCACCCAGCGGCCCGAGCCGGCGATCGCCTCGATGCGGGCCAGCGCCGCGGGGCTGACGATGGCCAGCCACAGGCCGCCGTCGCCGGCGAAATTCTTCTGCGGCGCAAAGTAGTACGCGTCGGTGTCGGCGATGTCGACGGGCAGGCCGCCGGCGGCCGAGGTGGCGTCGATCAGCACCAGCGCATCGCCGTCGGGGCGCTGCACCGGCACCGAGACGCCGGTGGAGGTCTCGTTGTGGGCCCAGGCCACGACATCGACCGACGGGTCCGACTGAGGCTGCGGCGCGGTGCCCGGGTCCGTCTTGATGATGATCGGATCGCCGATGAAGGGATTCTTGGCGACGCACGAGGCGAACTTCGAGCTGAACTCGCCATAGGTCAGGTGCAGCGACTTCTTGTCGATCAAGCCGAAGGCTGCGGCGTCCCAGAATGCGGTCGAACCGCCGTTGCCCAGGATCACCTCGTAGCCGTCGGGAACCGAGAACAGCTCACGCAACCCGTCGCGGACGCGGCCCACCAGATTCTTGATCGGTGCCTGACGATGGGAGGTGCCGAACAGGTCCCCGGCGGCGGCCAGCGCGGTCAGTTGCTCGGGGCGGACCTTGGAGGGTCCACATCCGAATCGGCCGTCGCGGGGCTTGATATCGGCGGGGATGATCAGTTCAGCCATACCGACCAGCCTAAAGTCGGCCGCTACCGCGTCAAAATTCGGGCACCGCCGGTGGTGACGGCCACAGTGTGCTCGCTGTGTGCTGCTCGGGCGCCGGTGGCGGTGCGGAGTGTCCAGCCGTCGGGGTCGTGGATGTAGCCGGTCGTGCCGTCGGCGATCAGCATCGGCTCGATCGCGATCACCAGGCCTGGCTCCAATCTCATGCCTTCCCCGGGCCGGCCGACGTTGGGCACGTGGGGTGGCTCGTGCATGGTGCGTCCGATGCCGTGTCCGCCGTGGTTGGCCAACAGCCCGTAGCCGGCCTCGCGCGCCACGGTGGCGATGGCGTGTCCGATGTCACCGAGCGTGTTGCCGGGCCGGACGGCGGAGATTCCGGCGGCCAGAGCCGCGTCCGTCGCCTCGATCAACGCGGTGTCGGCCGGGCTTGCGGTGCCCACGACGAAGCTGCGGGCGGCATCGCCGCAC
The window above is part of the Mycolicibacterium fortuitum subsp. fortuitum genome. Proteins encoded here:
- a CDS encoding class I SAM-dependent methyltransferase yields the protein MPRTDNDTWDLATGVGATATGVAASRALASTAADPLISDPYARPLVDAVGVDYYVRLAQGDLVADGADEPLDPHVLADGMAIRTRYFDDFFLAAVDAGIRQAVILASGLDARAYRLPWPAGMTVFELDQPAVIEFKGRALAELGAAPAAQLHAIGIDLRQDWPAALRAHGFDPRTPTAWIAEGLLGYLPPDAQDRLFDNITELSAPGSRVATDWMAEHSELAENRIRALTDHQREQGLELDDLSDLIFSGDRNAVADYLAGTGWKPETTTAERMFAVHGRPFRREEAVAGLLDANYTAAELAA
- a CDS encoding type IV toxin-antitoxin system AbiEi family antitoxin domain-containing protein; translated protein: MDIDDVLRLQSGVIARRQALEAGLQSHDIRRLLRRNEWARVHDGVYVDHTGPLTWLQRAWAAVLYAAPAALCLESALTGEGAVIHVAVSRDRGELAEPPGVRIHHLTHLQERALWHVGPPRLRVEEAALDVACQAISEFDAIAVLADACQSRRTTAPRLLQALDARQRVRRRRWLRAVLVDLAEGTCSVLEHGYLNRVERAHGLPRAARQMRSTSSEGVTYRDAEYAQRLVVELDGLLFHNTASARNRDAERDLDAAVDGRTTVRLSYRQVFDRPCRTAAKIARVMRRHGISVNGRVCGPDCEFTRAELAA
- the map gene encoding type I methionyl aminopeptidase, with protein sequence MVDLKTEDQVEAMAAAGAVVGDTLRALADQAAPGRSTADLNRIAAEILASRSATSPFLHYHPRWASNPFPAVLCVSVNDAVVHGIPDDTVLADGDLVSVDFGAILNGWCGDAARSFVVGTASPADTALIEATDAALAAGISAVRPGNTLGDIGHAIATVAREAGYGLLANHGGHGIGRTMHEPPHVPNVGRPGEGMRLEPGLVIAIEPMLIADGTTGYIHDPDGWTLRTATGARAAHSEHTVAVTTGGARILTR
- the sepH gene encoding septation protein SepH, translated to MRELRVVGLNVDGRRIICESDDSAKDMFSLRVDDRLRAAMRGDKVASNQTETDAEVQNVLRPKEIQAKIRAGASVEQLAAAAGVPVERVERFAHPVLLERARAAELATAAHPVLADGPSVLTLLETVTQAIVARGLDPDSIAWDAWRNEDSRWTVQLAWKAGRSDNVAHFRYSPGAHGGTVSASDDAARQLINPDFARPLRPVAAVPHLFDHHEADESHDVPAAAPEQFSRPAEPAPAPAPPAPKRSRKARATVPAWEDVLLGVRSSGTQP
- the serC gene encoding phosphoserine transaminase, which codes for MAELIIPADIKPRDGRFGCGPSKVRPEQLTALAAAGDLFGTSHRQAPIKNLVGRVRDGLRELFSVPDGYEVILGNGGSTAFWDAAAFGLIDKKSLHLTYGEFSSKFASCVAKNPFIGDPIIIKTDPGTAPQPQSDPSVDVVAWAHNETSTGVSVPVQRPDGDALVLIDATSAAGGLPVDIADTDAYYFAPQKNFAGDGGLWLAIVSPAALARIEAIAGSGRWVPDFLSLPIAVENSLKNQTYNTPAIATLILLAEQLDWLNGNGGLDWAVKRTADSSERLYAWAEAASFATPFVTDPALRSQVVGTIDFSDAVDAAAVAKVLRANGIVDTEPYRKLGRNQLRIGMFPAVDPDDVSALTSCVDWVVENL
- a CDS encoding DUF2537 domain-containing protein; this translates as MTDDSTPWGTGLTVAGFVAVVLGAAIVVLGIGLLRVHPLLAVGLNMVAVGGLAPTVWGWRRRPVWRWFVLGSGVGVACGWLALLAIGLTQG